The sequence below is a genomic window from Zygosaccharomyces rouxii strain CBS732 chromosome D complete sequence.
GAGGCTGCTTTTACTGGCTATGTCAAGAGCTACCAAGTCAAATGCTTCCAAGAGAGATCCTAATTTACCTGTAGAAAGTCCACTTTTTCAACTGCCATCAGTAGCGCCATGGAGAACACccaaattgcaaaaggGTTCCAACCCATATAGCAGATATAATAGTGTTACGCCGCTTCGAAGACCTTCTACATTGTTGATTCATCATTTGGAACAAGCACCAGTCTCGtcaggaaaagaagaattagaaatCGATACTGTATTGGATGAGAATGAACTTTCCAAAGAACCATCATTACCGGCAGAAGAGGCTGAATATGACTATAAACCGTTCTCTGAAAAGCCACTACTTCGTGAatccaaaattgaaagCTACCTGCAAGCTGAGAGAGCTGCACACTGTCTCATTTTCCATACATCAGGTCATATTCCGGGTGCCGACGACAAATACAGACCAGATGCGGAACTAGAGtgtggtgaagatgaatgGGAGGGCCAAGAATTGAACCACGACGAAGGTCCACTACTTCTAAGCGTTCCTGGTTGTAGTAAACACGATCTGTGCCAATTGTTAAACAAAAACCACATGCGTCCAAGACCCAACGTTCGCCgcattgatgaaattttgaaccaCGAGTTTAACGCCTTGAAATCATTCTGGGGTGACTCTTCATTGGCTACCACGCTGGACAGAAACCATCTCCACGAGCAGTATCTTTTACTAATGCAAGAACAGAAGGAGATTGCCCAATTTAAGAGCTTACTTCATTCATCCCGGCCAATAAAACCGCATGTCCCCCACAATTGAGCATAGCAAAATGCAttaaaattacaaagaacTCTGAGAAAATTCATCCTTTAGCATTAATCCTTAGCTTTAATCATCGTATTATAAGTATATAAATATGTATGTTATTATGCAAGTCTTGCATCACGTGATCATGAATTAGACTATGAAAAGGGGCGGAAGCTATGTAATACTACCAAGGACCTTTGAAAACCTTTTATACCCAACCAATACTACATAGAAGGGACATTGTTATCCAGGTTGGACTGCTGAGAGTCTGAATACGTCAAGAAATTGGATATGAATATCGTCAAGTTACAGAAGAAGTTCCCAACTCTGTCTCAAGAGGACTTGTTTGGTGTTATTGAGAAATTTAGAAACATCGACATAGATGAAAAAGGATGGGTTGAGAAACAACAGGTGCTAGATGCAGTTTCTAAGTCTGGTGAAGCATCTTATGATGAAGCTAGAGAGGCATTGAAAGCTTGTAGCGTGGACGCTTCTGGTAGGGTGGAATTAGATGATTATGTGGAACTAGAAGCTAAATTGAAGGATTCAAAGGCAGGTCCACCACCACAGACTAGTTTTGCCACTGCAGCTCCTATATCACAACCAAGTGCACCATCTCAATTACAACACAAAGGTACAGGTTCACATGCAAAGATTATTGTCGGTGGTGCTACTGCAGGTTCTCAGCATACCattaatgaagaagaaagaagtgAATTCACCAAGCATATCAATGATAATTTGGCTGGCGATCCACAGATAGGTCATCTTTTGCCATTCCCTACTGATACTTTTCAACTGTTCGATGAATGTAGAGATGGTCTTGTTTTATCTAAATTGATTAACGATTCCGTCCCTGACACCATCGATACAAGAGTTCTGAATTTACCCAAGGCTGGCAAACGTTTGAATAATTTCCAGGCAAGCGAAAATGCAAACATTGTTATTAATTCTGCCAAGGCCATTGGTTGTGTTGTTGTTAACGTGCATTCTGAAGATTTAATCGAAGGTAGAGAACATTTGATCCTTGGTCTTATCTGGCAAATTATTAGAAGAGGTCTATTGAGTAAGATTGATATCAAATTACATCCAGAACTGTACCGTTtattggaagatgatgagacTTTAGATCAATTCCTGAGACTACCACCAGAACAGATCTTGCTACGTTGGTTTAACTACCATTTGAAACACGCCAATTGGCACA
It includes:
- the APC9 gene encoding anaphase promoting complex subunit 9 (similar to uniprot|Q12107 Saccharomyces cerevisiae YLR102C APC9 Subunit of the Anaphase-Promoting Complex/Cyclosome (APC/C) which is a ubiquitin-protein ligase required for degradation of anaphase inhibitors including mitotic cyclins during the metaphase/anaphase transition) yields the protein MSETQKITLSSLTGQTRRLLLLAMSRATKSNASKRDPNLPVESPLFQLPSVAPWRTPKLQKGSNPYSRYNSVTPLRRPSTLLIHHLEQAPVSSGKEELEIDTVLDENELSKEPSLPAEEAEYDYKPFSEKPLLRESKIESYLQAERAAHCLIFHTSGHIPGADDKYRPDAELECGEDEWEGQELNHDEGPLLLSVPGCSKHDLCQLLNKNHMRPRPNVRRIDEILNHEFNALKSFWGDSSLATTLDRNHLHEQYLLLMQEQKEIAQFKSLLHSSRPIKPHVPHN